The Gossypium raimondii isolate GPD5lz chromosome 2, ASM2569854v1, whole genome shotgun sequence genome segment gaattatctcattgtaaagaattctgatgatgtttccgtttgtttcctttgaaaatagactcattaaggattccaAGCAtgtaaattataactcataattatttttttacaatttttaattattttccaaaatcaaaataggggattccgaaatcaatccgaccctgcctcactgaaattcaaatatctcaaaatatataactcttttgcttgctctgtttctttatgtaaaaatagactcattaagctttcatttcatatcttattcactctctaattcaatttccaccatttttggtgattttcaaagACACACTACTGTtattgtccaaaactattttgttgctaattctactttttcataatttcacttttttactttggatcactattcaattcaaaattcacttttccattttcaagtcaatgttcaattcaatttcacacatatattcattattcaattacacttattcgttacatgatctcatgtattttcacttagtcaatttcccgatgaacacttcggaataataacagatacacggtggatcAGCACACAGCACCACCCTTATAGTCATTGATACTcagtggaatcagcacatagtaaccacctttataatcaatgGTACCCGgcggaatcagcacatagcaaccaccgtTACAATCAATGATactcgatacacgtagtagcctgcacatagtactacacacgtgaccattactatcactttcacatagtggtctgcacacagtccgtgccacacatgtgatcattacCGTCACTTCATTCATATCTTTTCTATTCCGGAGGTTCAACcaggaaatttctcacttttctttttcactaatcaaagtcaatttctcatctttcttgacttataataacacatttaacttatttaacactctcattcatcaaaacagtccttgactcgaactttggcaaaattatgattttgcctctaaacttttgcatatttacacttttaaccaaagctcggaaattaaacttcatctcttattcttatgttttatgatatgatgaacatttttcccttctatggcaacatcaaattcccactctaacgcttacttatgaacattaggtatttttacagattatgtcgttttactcgttttcacttaaaatcgcttagcaaaagttgtttaacataatttatagcttcatatcctaccataaaacatcaaaataaacacatttcacctatgagtatttttccaaatataaaccctaggttaaattgtTGCTAGAacaagctaaatcaagttaccgggactccaaaaacataaagaacattaaaaacggggcttggaatcacttattatgaagcttggaagaagcttgaaaaccataactatggcttctccccttgTAAAATTCGGCCATCgggttgaagatgatgaaattttggcctattttgtctttttaattcattttaattaccaaattaccaaaatgcccttaacttaaaaatatcctatttcactttgttcaccaacttaaccaatggtctaattaccatataaggacctctaatttaaaatttcataagaaTTGGACACCTCAACatgtaaaactcaacttttgcactttttacaatttagtccttttaactaaattgagtgcccaaacgtcgaaattttcgaacgaaatttttacgaaatcattttgtgaaatcttagacaataaaaatgtaataaaaataatttttttcttgtcaaatttgtggtcccgaaaccactgttacgactaggcccaaaatcgagctgttacagATGGAGATCCGCTTCTGAGTTGATTTCGATGGTGTTCTTTGAGTGTTACAGATGGAGATCCGCATCTAGCATGGAAAATTTAGATCATTTCAATCTTCTTTCTCATATTTTAGATTCTCGTTACTTGAATCAACTCTGTAATGATTGGTTTGGCAGTATGTGATAGTAAGGAGTTTCTCTACTTCGTTGCTCGTTGTTGCTTACACATATTGTTTTCGCGAAATTGATGTTCATTTCCTTTCGTATAACTACCGTCTTTGTTCTTGGTTTTAGGCCTGCAAATTGAAACTCGGTGATCTAAAAGGAGCATTGTTGGACACAGACTTTGCAATTCGTGATGGAGAATATAATGTGAAAGCTTTCTTTCATCAAGGCCAGGTCTAATACTTACTATCTCTATGACATAGCCTAGTATCGGAACTATTTTGAGGGTGGAaccttgcttgtttatttagaTATGTGCTTTTGCCGGTTAGGCATCGTTACTTGTTCTTATGATAAGATGCATGCATGCTATGTGTTAGTAATGAAATGCTAAatgttcaatttcttaaatgGTTGATTGTATTTTTACATTGGATGCTTTACTTATTCTCGAATGGTCAAATTCGTCTGTGTTTTTTTTCTGGTTGGTGCCGTTTCTTATTCTTAGGCTAAAATGCAGGCATGCTATGTGTTTGTACCGAAATGCAAATTGCTTCAAACTCTTAAATGGGTGATTGTATTTTTACATTGGATGCTTTTCACAAgtgctttcatttttcattgaTGTCAGGCATATATGGGACTTAATGACATCGATGCTGCGGTGGAGAGCTTTAAAAATGCATTGGACTTAGAACCGAATGATGGTCTGTACAATCTTGTCTCTTGTGAAATAAcaacagaaaattttaacagattTGTACGATTCTTTGCTTGGTCCTTCCCTCTTCCATTCCCTTCCTTTTCACTCTTTCGAAGTTGAAAAAGGGTCTGGCATAGTTGTGTCTCCGGGTTAACTTGCATGCAGAAATATATGGAACTTAATGTCGAATCATCATTTACCTCTGTTACATTTTGCTTATCATATACATTTCTTCACTTTCAGGTGGAATAAAGAAAGAGCTTGCGGCCGAAAGGAAGAAGGTCTGTCCATCATCTATACTTgtattaaacatgttaaacatttAATGCTTTCCTTCCTACACTTCCCTTTAAATTCATCATTGGAGGTAACTGCTTTCGTAAAATTACCGCAGATTGCTGATAGACGAGACCAGGAGAAAAGGGCTTACTCTAGAATGTTTCAGTATATCACGGTACACCAACGATCTTCATATTTGCTTTCTGATTACCCAAAGGTATTACTTTTCTAGTAAACTATAATTTGATATGTATGCTGCCTTTTACTTGAAGGATcaattttgtttcctttttgcATACATTATCAAGTATTCCGTCTTTCGAGTTTGTTCTCGATATAATCTGGCCAGATTAGTAAAAAATCAGGtataattttgttctttttttgtgTAATGGAGTCCTACAGACTATCACTCTATTCTTTTGAGCTGGATTATTTCTGGTCATTTTGAGTTCGGATTATTTTGGGTTGAATTGTTTCGGGTTGTTGACCTTTTTATGGTTAGATAGATATTATCAGGTTTGGATTCGGGTATTTTCGAGTTTGTGTCAAAATTGATAGGTCTACTATGTTGCTAtagtttcatttttcttgaagtacctACATCTAACACCCATGTTTTCTGCATTTTCGGATTTGGTTATAGGGATACGATATTTCTAGTGGAAAAACTtggaaaataaatgaatataccgtatcgaatatatatttatattaagtcTGATAGACATAGCTTAATCTTCGAGAAAACTTTAGTTTCTCGATTTATTTAGAGGCGAAACAAACAAGCAAACTCCCAAGTTTTTATTCAAAGACAACATTTTCCAAGGggaaaaatctcaattttcttGCATGCCCTTAGGCACTAAGACGAAAACATCGTTGTTCATGGAGTCTGATGGCAAATTTAGCAAGAGCTTCTTCATTTGTTGTGAGTCCTTCATCTTCCTCTAGTCTCCCGGTCTCAAAATTCAGCTTCGAAACAGGTTTCTTCAAGAGTTCGTTTGCAATCTCCACAAGCTTCTGCAGATTCTCCTCGGTTGCAATATCAGCTGTTGATGTTGCGCCGGTCAACGAGTCATCCTATTCAAACAAGATGTCAATACGCATATTGTAATTCTTGTAGCTTCGTTACAAATCTATTAAACTGTACCTGAATGCGAAGATAATTTTCTTTGCACCTAGAGGTTCGGAAAAGAGCAGAAACATGAAAATCAACCATATCGGAACTCGCTTGCCCACAAGCATCAAGAAGTGGTGTGTTCCCATTGAGGAAGATCCAGTCCAACATTCCCCAATTATTGGCTGTAACTGCATCATACTTTGGTGCATCCATGGAGGCAATACCGGTTCCGAGCGAAAGCACGAGCATCCTCTTGTTATCCATTGGttcaatatcattaaatttCGCGTTTTGCTTGAAACTCTCCATCCGAACATGGCTGATAGCTATCAGAGTCTACACATACAATTCACATTAAAATGGTCTTTAAATTATCACAAATTTTGTTAGCTACTAACAACCTATGAGCTATATAGCCTGGTTGGATTCTCACAGGGTTGTTTGCAGCAACTCCACCGTCGATGAGATCAAAGCTATGAGTTTTGCCATCAGAACCCTTTGTTTCGAAGTGGTGTGCCGGTAGAAGAGTCGGAGCAGCTGAGGTACCGATGCATGCATCGTATAGTTTAGCATTCTTCCAATCGTTTACCTTtgcctaaattaaaaaaaaaatttaaggtcgatttaatgactaaatataaataatattagaaataacACAATAATTCTTACATCATTGGTTGAGAAGATAACTGGCTGAAGAAGCTTGATATCAAAAGTTGGTAAAACAAGATTAGTCAATGCCTGTTTTAGAGTAATGTCTCCTAGTAATTGGTTTATCAGTGATCTTAGGTACTTTCCGTCGTATTTGGGTCCCGTCGATGTATTTATGCTGctaaattataacattttaatgtcATAAATCAATAGAAAAGTggtaattgaattatatgtagtCTTGAAGCTATGATCCAAATTCTAAATTGATCTTTAAGCTTCAAAATCTTTTGATTGAGTCATCAAAGAATCAATATACCTGTTAGCTTATTCAGGGAAGGTTAACTTATTCGTAAAAAGTCTTCAAAGTGTCATCCGTTTGAAGTTAATGTAATCTTTAATAAGTTGGTATTATCCTTGGTTAGAGTTTTATCTCTCTGATTGCCTAAGGCGATAAGTTTGCAGAATAAGGGCACCTCATCGAGATTGGACCATACATGTTGCACCTACCATAGTAAAGTTTGAACCTTGTCAAAATGTCTATATTTCCTTTGATAGGTGATTGTGTGCCACACATGGTCCGATATTGACAAGGTGCTCTTGCTCTATGAACCCATCGCCTTAGGTATTTGGACTCTCCTTAAAGTTGGGAAACGAAAACCTGACTAGAGACAATACCAACCTATTGAGGATCAGTTAACTTAGGACAAACTACAAATCGAAACTTCTCCTAAATGTTTTGGCCTTCCTTCAACATAGCTATTTATTTGTCTTGTTATGTCTAAGCTATTGATGCAATATATACGTGTTTAATTCTTTTGATACATTTCTTAAACTACTCGTAAACCTCCAAATAccaactaattaaattgaaagatattGCACGTTAAGTGCACTCAAACCTCAGCCTCCAAATTGCTGCAACAACAACAATGTTAACTAAGCTAGTACTTAGGACTAGTTTAGCA includes the following:
- the LOC105787595 gene encoding patatin-like protein 3 isoform X2, giving the protein MGNSCGKRKMVTVLSIDGGGIRGIIPSVLLASLESKLQELDGPNARIADYFDIVAGTSTGGLIATMLTAPNKDNGRQPLYEAKDITKFYLEHSPKIFPQDSINTSTGPKYDGKYLRSLINQLLGDITLKQALTNLVLPTFDIKLLQPVIFSTNDAKVNDWKNAKLYDACIGTSAAPTLLPAHHFETKGSDGKTHSFDLIDGGVAANNPTLIAISHVRMESFKQNAKFNDIEPMDNKRMLVLSLGTGIASMDAPKYDAVTANNWGMLDWIFLNGNTPLLDACGQASSDMVDFHVSALFRTSRCKENYLRIQDDSLTGATSTADIATEENLQKLVEIANELLKKPVSKLNFETGRLEEDEGLTTNEEALAKFAIRLHEQRCFRLSA
- the LOC105787595 gene encoding patatin-like protein 3 isoform X1, which produces MGNSCGKRKMVTVLSIDGGGIRGIIPSVLLASLESKLQELDGPNARIADYFDIVAGTSTGGLIATMLTAPNKDNGRQPLYEAKDITKFYLEHSPKIFPQDSSINTSTGPKYDGKYLRSLINQLLGDITLKQALTNLVLPTFDIKLLQPVIFSTNDAKVNDWKNAKLYDACIGTSAAPTLLPAHHFETKGSDGKTHSFDLIDGGVAANNPTLIAISHVRMESFKQNAKFNDIEPMDNKRMLVLSLGTGIASMDAPKYDAVTANNWGMLDWIFLNGNTPLLDACGQASSDMVDFHVSALFRTSRCKENYLRIQDDSLTGATSTADIATEENLQKLVEIANELLKKPVSKLNFETGRLEEDEGLTTNEEALAKFAIRLHEQRCFRLSA